Genomic window (Helianthus annuus cultivar XRQ/B chromosome 3, HanXRQr2.0-SUNRISE, whole genome shotgun sequence):
GGAAGCTGGAAACTATCGAGCTCCGGTATTATTGATATTCGAAATATTACAAGTATAGAGCATGATCGAGCGATTGCTAAGTGTTACACATCGTATTGCGAGTTTGTGTGACTATGTAAGTGTGTAAAAGTGAGTCCTGTGTCGACCAGATTgctctatttatagtacaaaacCACAAACAAATCCTAGTTATCTCTACGATATTTTCTGGATCCTCAGTAGACTCAATCAATCTTCCAGGTGACCATTACGGACGAGTTTAATTGTTCTCCCACATGAAAATTAACCACAATTCCTAGCCTTCAGCCTTTGACTCAATCATACATCCGTTACATCATCGAAAGTAATAGCACACCATAAGGGGATACGGTGTGGTTGCGAGATGGGGGCGGCAAACccgtttgccgcgcggcaaacaccGCCACCGACCAAGTTTGGTCGCGGCAAAAGTTGTAAAGCGGCGAGGCATTACCGAAGCGAGAAGAAGAAATTGGAAAAAGGGGGGGCCACTCCAACGGTCATAtgaccgtttaaaaaaaaaattaattttttttttaaaattaaactatatatatatatcacaaacCATTTAACCAATTCCTTCATACAAACCAATTCCTTCTAAAGGTTTACCTTACAAAATGGCGGATGAACTCCCGTTATGGTTCCCACCCATGAGTAGCGACGATTCATCCGATAGTAGCattcttttttttcaaaatctcatcgaaGAAGCCGAACTTCAAGATACCGGCACATCTAACCGAAGGAGATATATTGAACGTCAACGTGAGGAGGggcatgagacactcatggcgGATTATTTTGTCGAAGACCCGAAGTACAACGAAGATATCTTTCGGCATAGGTTCCGTATGTCGAAacgtttgtttctaaaaattgtGTCCGATGTGGAAGAGAACGACCCGTGGTTTGTAGAGGCCCCCGATGCGCGAGGTAGGAAGGGCTTTACGCCCTTGCAAAAGGTGACATCGGCTATTAAACAGCTCGCAACTGGAAACACTCCAGACGAGAACGACGAGTACTTGCATATGGCCGAAAGAACTTCCCGCGAGTGCCTAGAATATTTTTGTGACACGGTTTGCAAAATATATGGTCCAGAGTTCTTACGTAGACCGACAAGCCACGACATGGCACTTTTATACCAAGCTCATAAGGAAAAACATCACCTTCCAGGTATGTTCGGTAGCCTTGATTGCACCCATTTTGTTTGGCGTTTTTGTCCGACAGAGTATCGAGGCCAATACATGCGAGGAGATCATAGATATCCGACTATTATGCTCGAAGCGGTTGCTTCTCAAGACTTATGGTTTTGGCATGCTTTTGCCGGTCCACCGGGTTCTCAAAACGATATCAATGTTCtacaacaatctccgttatttttaacggaacgaaatggaaccgcgccaaaatgtccattttacgttaacaaccatttatacaaacgtggttatttgctcgtggatggaatctacccttcgtggtccgtgtttgtgaagtcgatCCCTTACCCTCACGAAGTAAACGAAAAGAAATTCAAAAGGCAACATGAGGCGGCAAGAAAAGACGtcgaacgggcttttggtgttttgaagGGGAAATGGGGTGTATTGAGTCGACCGATGCGAGCAAGATCGGTTAAAAAAATTAGGAATGTCGTGTACACGTgtattattttacacaacatgattttgaaagacgATGGAAAGGCGATAGCACCGGTGCACATTCGGGATCCTCCGGTCGAGCCGGCTCTAGACGATACGGTGTTGGGCGAGTTGTTGAATGAAGACACCCATTGGAGACTCAAACATGATCTCATAGATCATCTCGCAAGTCAAGATTTACCCCATCTTTTGGCCGATTCCGACGAAGACTAGTTTAAATTGTTTCATGCTAatgtaattttattgttttttaatttagtgtaactttgatgtttttaatttaatttatgaaactttattgtttttaatctatttatattaaattaattattgccaaaaaaaataataataaaagtttaccacttcagcaagtgtttaaaccaatgccaacacttttcagcaaagtttaaacacttttgcctaattgacatggcgcgctctgattggtcggttttttgttttgccactttaaagtgtttaaccactccttataccctaagTAAGGATCCGGAATCGTTTTGTTCACTTGCATTTTGTTAGGCGTGTTAGGATAAACATAGGCGCGCACACACACGTATTCTTGAATCATTTAACACTTAATAATTTGTCGATTTTCCGAAAAGAATATTCTTACGACAACttgaaaatattatatttttgcaATCGTCTCAAATAtatatacctatatatatatatatatatatatatatatataggacaatgctagatagaaaaccctaaaaatttgagaaaaccctagaaaacccaacctcccgaccttttttttttgaaaaaaataacacatgtaatatacatgtttttaagagttttgagccaaaaaaatcaaaaaaacgccgagtggatgtttttaaaaaaaataaacaattttcAGCAACTTTCGACACTAACAGGTGTTAGACAAAAAagtgctgaaacttgtttattttttaaaaaaaaaaaaacactcggcgcttttttgatttttttggcccaaaactcttaaaaacatgtatattacatgtgttattttttttaaaaaaaaaaagtcgagaggttgggttttctagggttttctcaaatttttagggttttctacctagccctaccctatatatatatatatatatatatatatatatatatatatatatatatatatagggaggggctcatgcgagaaccacccttattgtgagaaccaatatgaacacaacctaaaatagctaaaaaaaaaacctaaaaaaacctaacccccaccccccccctaaaaaaaaaaaaaaaacctaacccccccccctcccaaagctaaatgctaaaagctaaaacccccaaaaaacctaaacccccccccccccaagctaaaatgctaaaaactaaaccccaagaaacctaaaaaaatttaaaaaaaaatctaaattttttttttattattttttatgctcaaatcgctacttttagtggaaaaaaatatatttttttaaaatttttttggcttcgaaaagtagcgatttttatataaaaaatattaaacaaaaatttttttttgtgtgatttttagctatttttaggcatttttggtgtgttcacattggttctcgcggttctcacaataagaggtggttctcgcatgattttctccctatatatatgtatactagtcgtttacccgcgcgatgcggcgggaaacatatcacttaggttggtgagtttagggcggggcggttcggttttgagccataatcaaaaccaagttcatgaTGCAACGGAAAACACAACACTTATTCATAAGCAACTACTGTTTGATTATTAAACTTGTAGCTTTGAGAATGATTATTAGTTTCAACCATCTTTAtctaaattcaaattttgattaaAATTAAGTTGAAATAAAAGAATACATACATTCATACCAAGCCATACTGCATTATTATTacttttgtaataaaaatgaTGAGTTTTCAGATCGGTTAAACCGAAGTTGAAGTTGACTAACAGTCCAAGTCCTTCCATGTGGAAGGAAGTGATGACCATTCCTTTAAACCGTCAAACCATTGCGCCATGAGCAACAACATTTATCTAGGATTCGTGGTGGTTTGAAACAAGCTTGAAGGAGGGTATCCTCCAAGGACTTGCCTCCTCCCACACCAAGTAGCCTAAGATTGGATAGTGATTTGAAACAGGCTCGAGTCAGAATGAGTTTGATCGTAACAAGTGATTTTAAATACGCGTCGGCCAGTCGCACCAATTCGGTTACCAGGTGCTAAATCATTTTGACCCTGAGGTACAAAGTACAAGGTTTTAACCCCCAAGGTCTAATGCACAAGTTACATCAAACTGATCAAACTGATTAATGACGATCAAATTCATTATACTGAAATCAAAAGTTTACATTTCAAATTGTAGTTTGGTTTGTAATAACACATATGAACTTTAACATCTTGGGCAACTTTTCCTCCAATCTAGCCGCCATGGTGACATTTTTCCGCCACCATGTCTCGGTAGTTTATGTTTTAGATAACGGGGATCGCATTCGGGTCCCAATTGTCATCAAGGTGGGACCCGTAGTTCCCCATCATCCAAAACGGCCATTTCATGGTGTGCATGGTGAACCCTTTTACGTACATGTCCTTCACGAACCCACCTCTTCCGACACCGGTTTTGATCCGGACTCCTGACTTGGAGTTGATGGCTACGTCTTCGGCTCGGACGTCTTGAATGCCGCCCGACATTTCACTTCCTAAAGCAATGACCGCAGTCGTTGGTGAAATGCACGTGAGCCGTCAGATTACAAGTTGTTGGGTCTGCATACCGTATGCGATCCCGTACTCGTCCCAACCGCTCTTCACGGCTACACAATTGTCCCCGGACACAATGTAACCGTCCTCGATTCGTGTATTTGTGCAAGAATCTGGAAGAATAGAAGTTCATTCAAGTCTGTCAAACATATTACTCTTTGACTTTGATATTAAGCTTAGTTAATTTACATTACTTTAAGAAAAAGAATTTAGTTAGataattattaaaaatatttGTCGCAAACTTTACCAAGATCATATTTTTTAATCTCGAAAGTGAAAGCATTATTCAAGTCAAACGTACTGAGTTTGACTTCGAAGATAATCCGAGTTAACTCGatcaaaatttcagaaaattgAGATGCGTAGTCTACGCGTCATAGACATGTCTAATAGAGATGTGCATGGGATGGTTTGGTTCAGTTTTAAGACCCCACCAAAACCGAAAgcgaaattttcggttattagTTATTTATTAACCATCGGTTTTCGGCTTTTAACACACGGTCGGTTTTATGTCCAGTTAACCAACaacattttaaaatttttaaactaagaaattTAACTCTTAAATTCAAGCGATTCATAAGTAATTTGTTAAACAGTTGGGCTATATGTATaattggttcggttcggttaattcaGCTATGCGGCTATGCCACACACCAAAACCATAAGTCATAACTTTCAGTTAATCTGTTGTGACTTAACCGAACCATCGGTTAGAAGTTCGATCCGGTTAAGTCAGCTACAatttggttaattcggttattCACTTATTTGTTCACCCCTACTTGCTATTTAGCAACAAAAAGTACCTTCCAACTCCGTTAAAGACTTCATGGAAAGAACTTGCAATAGATCCTCAATAGCTTCATTTGATAAATCAACCAACTTCAGCTCTTTCTTGATCTCCTCCATGGGTATTTTCCCCATCTTTTTCCAATtaaaataaatcatttaaaaacaaaaacatacaaAAGCGGATCCAGTTCTGCATTTAAGTGCTGACCTTATCTATGATGATGCAAGCTTTGGCAAACGAAGCTTCTGGTACAGAATACAAACTTAGCACTTCCTGTAGAACCTGTGGTGAAAGAAACAAAACAGATTCAATAAAAATGTCATAATTACAGCCAAATAAATGAAGACAATCTGACACCTTTCTGCTAGATATCTTGAAGCCAACATCTTTAGCAGTTATCCCAATCCGCTTGAAAAATGTAACAATAGATGAGATTAGCTCAGCTTCTCCCCATCAAAAAACAACCAACAGTTGAGCATGTTTAATATAAAGGGCAAATGCTAGATAAGAGTATCTAATCATACGATCAAAAGAGAAAAACTGATTCCCTAAGAGTATCTAATCATACGATAGGGAGAAGCTGAGCATGTTTAATATAACGGGCAAATGCTAGATATTTTTCCTTCCACCAGGCCCGGAGATTATCAGACGCCCCGCTAACGGGCTTCCAGTTTTCCGGAATGATTCCGTAAACAAACCCTTGAGCCTTGCAAACTTCCAAGATTTTAAGCATGTACTTCAAGATCCCATCTTGGGCACACGACATCTTCTTGCGTCGCGCTCTAAGTAGTTAATGcagtaaaatatcggatatcggttaaggaccgatatttgagatatcggttatcgcggtCGGATATCgatgggatatcggtaattttaatttcatgctaaatttatatatatagcaatttaacactaacaattgtaataagtaagaactgactaagacttaaaacactaacatttaacaataCCAACttacaattaagacttaaaacactaatagcagcaataagaagaaaaatgaacggtagaaataagaagaatggtactgatatcgggaaaatcggtgacttatcgatcaaatatcggtcctatattggtcaaatatcggacaatatcgctgatattatcggtaccgatattctgaccaaTATTTTGTACCGCTATCTCGGTAgaggaccgataaccgatatatcactgatatatcggttgatatatcgggatattaactacataggtCGCGCTTGTTCTTGAGACTGACGTTGTTTGGTGTTATCGACGTCTTTACCTTTGCTTTGATCTTTGAGCCACCTTAAAAGCATCCGGTCTCGCCGCATCCTCCTTTCAAGCTCATCAACGTCCATTTCTTCTCACTGTAATCTTCCTCCATGGGTGCGTCTTGTTCGGTTTCTGGAGCCCGTTCTCCATCGCAGTTGGGAGCCGAAAGGAAATCAAGATTTCGTAAAATCCCATTTCTTCGAAGATCCCCATGGATCACAATGAACCCAAATCAAGAAAGTATGCAATTAATACCACCTTAATTACTCACAGGATCATCAACCGTCATGCGAATATACCTTCTATCCTGAAAAAAACACAAAATCAACTTAGAAATTACATCATTCATGATTTATCTAATAGAACCATATTAGTTCTGATAAGAGTAATAATCAAAATCATATCTAATCTTCTTAGGCTTGAAATTTTCAGCTTTAAGGCCCGAAAACTATGAAACGAACACCATGAGACTAAACTATAGATTTATGAACAGCAGACAACTAAACTAAACATAATGAACATTAAAGTATCAAACTTTATCTTAAAAATGGTCTTTTAAAGATTTATTTGTTCGTATTTGTTTCGATTATGATCAAAAGATTCTTTTTATTGTACAAACTTAAcagagaaaaacaaaaaaaaaacacacataaacacacctaaacacacacacaaacataaAAATAGCAAAAAGAGCAGTCAGATCACCTGTTTGGAATAAAATCCCAATCAAAAGTAGTTTTATGAACTACAACAGAGCAGATATATAAAAGTTTACACTTTAAATTCACAGATCTAATAAAAAAGTAGAAAAAATAAACAATCTATAACAGCATAACAACTTGCAAATTTAATAATTCTGTCATAAAGGGtttaatcaacaatcaaacaaacaaaaaaagacTACCCCCAATTCAAATTCAACATCAACACCTAATCGGATTCTGTACAGGTAGACTAACAGTAACAATACCCAGATCAATTTCACAAAATTGAAGAAAATAAATGATTTACTGGTGTTGGGGCCTAGCAGCACCTCCGCCTTCTACTTCTGAAAAAAAAACAGCAACCAAAGTCCCCTATTTTACCTGAAATTGAAGAAAATAAATGATTTACTGGTGTTGGTTCTTACCTTGTTGTTATAGAAAGCTTGTTTATGCCATATATCTCCGGAATCTCTACTTACCAAACCCTTGTTTTCCTAAACTTGAGCATGCAGTCGCGAATTCCAACCAAAACCTCATCAATAATCTAGTCATCGCCACCAGATCTATATGAAATCCAGCGGTAACCATCTCCGTTTTTGTCGGAACCCTAGATCTTAACACCCTAATTGTCACTGCCGCTGTTCAACCTTGTAACCAAAACCAAAAAGAGAAAGCTAGTGATAAATTATAAGATTAATCTTAACAAAGAATCAAAATTGGATGAAACTGTACCGAAAGTGAAATTTGAGAGGAGGTGACGGTGCCGAAAGTGCCACGTGCGAGAACAAACCTGCAAATCGGTGGGGATTTCTTCAAATCAATGTTCATGAGCTGCGAATCGAATGGGATTTCTTCAAATCATCGGTGTTCAACACAAAAGGGAAAAAGCCTGAGATTTAGGAGAAAAGAGGAAAAAGCAAGAGAAAAGGAGAGAGAGGCGTGATTAGATGAAGAAAAGATAGATCTGACAATCggtgtttgaattttgaaatccCGCCCACAAATTAGATATCCCGCCCAAGAGTTCTGCATGTGTTGAAAAGGTACTTTCAACACATTTGTGCTTGAGATGTTTGTACAATGTGCTTCAAATGGTTGTaaagtggcaaatgaccatttttgtccttcctatatgcttattaaggtagtatatatatatatatatatggttgtaaagtggcaaatgaccatttttgtccttcctatatgcttattaaggtagtatatatatatatatatatatatggttgtaaagtggcaaatgaccatttcacacacacacacacacacacacacacacaaaaataatAACCCATGAATTGTCTCAGTGAGTGAA
Coding sequences:
- the LOC110931651 gene encoding uncharacterized protein LOC110931651, which produces MADELPLWFPPMSSDDSSDSSILFFQNLIEEAELQDTGTSNRRRYIERQREEGHETLMADYFVEDPKYNEDIFRHRFRMSKRLFLKIVSDVEENDPWFVEAPDARGRKGFTPLQKVTSAIKQLATGNTPDENDEYLHMAERTSRECLEYFCDTVCKIYGPEFLRRPTSHDMALLYQAHKEKHHLPEYRGQYMRGDHRYPTIMLEAVASQDLWFWHAFAGPPGSQNDINSIPYPHEVNEKKFKRQHEAARKDVERAFGVLKGKWGVLSRPMRARSVKKIRNVVYTCIILHNMILKDDGKAIAPVHIRDPPVEPALDDTVLGELLNEDTHWRLKHDLIDHLASQDLPHLLADSDED
- the LOC110929195 gene encoding probable polygalacturonase; amino-acid sequence: MGKIPMEEIKKELKLVDLSNEAIEDLLQVLSMKSLTELEDSCTNTRIEDGYIVSGDNCVAVKSGWDEYGIAYGMQTQQLVI